One Brassica napus cultivar Da-Ae chromosome A1, Da-Ae, whole genome shotgun sequence genomic region harbors:
- the LOC106366982 gene encoding protein STRUBBELIG-RECEPTOR FAMILY 8, which yields MATGDRAMLLVLLVLFTTISVVRCVTDPSDVQALQVLYSSLNSPSQLTNWKNGGGDPCGESWKGITCEGSAVVSIDISDLGVSGTLGYLLSDLMSLRKLDVSGNSIHDTLPYQLPPNLTSLNLARNNLSGNLPYSISAMGSLSYMNVSGNSLSMSVGDIFAGLKSLSTLDLSHNNFSGDLPSSLSTLSQLSVLYVQNNQLTGTIDVLSGLPLTTLNVANNHFNGSIPKELSSIKTLIYDGNSFDNAPASPQPERPDKKSKPSSGSKKPKNTPDAKDKSSESSDKGGLSGGVVTGIVFGSLFVAGIIALVLYLCLHKKKRKVGESTTRASHRTSLPLSVIPEVQEQRVKTVADMKSSSSPPDKVTVDNVMKNGSLTRMRSPITASQYTVSSLQVATNSFSQENIIGEGSLGRVYRAEFPNGKVMAVKKIDNAALSLQEEDCFLEAVSNMSRLRHPNIVPLGGYCTEHGQRLLVYEYVGNGNLDDMLHLNDDRSMALTWNARVKVALGTAKALEYLHEVCLPSIVHRNFKSANILLDEELNPHLSDCGLAALNPNTERQVSTQVVGSFGYSAPEFALSGIYTVKSDVYTFGVVMLELLTGRKPLDSSRTRAEQSLVRWATPQLHDIDALSKMVDPSLNGMYPAKSLSRFADIIALCIQPEPEFRPPMSEVVQQLVRLVQRASVVKRRSSDDTGFSYRTPEHEHMDISF from the exons AATGGAGGTGGTGATCCATGTGGAGAGTCATGGAAAGGGATCACTTGTGAGGGCTCAGCAGTTGTCTCTAT AGATATATCGGATTTAGGAGTCTCTGGCACTCTTGGATACTTGCTCTCAGACCTAATGTCACTCAGaaaatt GGATGTTAGTGGAAACAGCATCCATGACACACTTCCATATCAGTTGCCACCGAATCTCACAAGCCT AAACTTGGCGAGAAACAACCTAAGTGGCAACCTTCCGTACTCCATATCTGCTATGGGATCTCTTTCTTACAT GAACGTAAGTGGTAATTCACTTTCCATGTCTGTAGGAGATATATTTGCCGGTCTTAAGTCACTTTCGACATT GGACCTTTCTCATAATAACTTCAGTGGCGATCTTCCGAGTTCCTTGAGTACACTGTCTCAACTTTCCGTTCT TTACGTTCAGAACAATCAGTTGACAGGTACTATCGATGTGCTCTCCGGTTTGCCTTTGACAACTCT AAATGTTGCAAACAACCACTTCAATGGATCCATACCTAAGGAGCTTAGCTCTATCAAGACCTTAAT ATATGATGGAAACTCCTTTGATAACGCACCTGCATCTCCTCAACCAGAAAGACCTGACAAAAAGAGTAAACCTTCTTCTGGTTCCAAGAAACCCAAAAACACCCCTGACGCTAAAGACaagtcttctgaatcttcaGACAAGGGTGGTTTATCCGGTGGAGTAGTAACCGGCATAGTCTTCGGTTCCTTGTTCGTTGCTGGCATCATAGCACTTGTTCTTTACCTATGCCTtcacaagaagaaaagaaaagttggAGAAAGCACAACAAGAGCTTCTCACAGAACAAGTCTTCCACTTAGTGTCATACCTGAAGTGCAAGAGCAGAGAGTCAAAACCGTAGCAGACATGAAGTCATCATCATCGCCTCCAGACAAAGTAACCGTAGACAACGTTATGAAAAACGGGTCTCTAACTAGAATGCGTTCTCCCATCACAGCTTCGCAGTACACCGTTTCGTCTCTCCAAGTAGCGACAAACAGCTTTAGCCAAGAGAACATCATCGGGGAAGGCTCTCTAGGCCGCGTCTACAGAGCAGAGTTCCCCAACGGGAAGGTGATGGCGGTTAAGAAGATCGATAACGCAGCGCTTTCGTTGCAAGAGGAAGATTGTTTCTTGGAAGCGGTTTCGAACATGTCGCGTTTGAGGCATCCGAACATCGTTCCGTTGGGTGGATACTGCACCGAGCATGGTCAGCGTCTGCTGGTGTATGAGTACGTTGGGAATGGGAATCTAGATGATATGCTTCACTTGAATGATGATAGAAGCATGGCTTTGACTTGGAACGCACGTGTTAAAGTGGCGCTTGGCACAGCCAAGGCTTTAGA GTACTTGCACGAGGTTTGCTTGCCTTCAATAGTACATAGGAACTTCAAGTCGGCGAATATATTGCTAGATGAAGAGCTTAATCCTCACTTATCAGACTGTGGTTTAGCTGCTTTGAACCCAAACACTGAGAGACAGGTTTCAACTCAAGTGGTGGGTTCATTTGGATACAGTGCTCCAGAGTTTGCATTGTCAGGGATCTATACTGTGAAAAGTGATGTGTACACTTTTGGTGTGGTCATGCTTGAGCTCTTAACTGGTCGGAAGCCTCTGGACAG CTCGAGGACGAGAGCAGAGCAGTCACTAGTGAGATGGGCAACACCGCAGCTTCACGATATAGATGCCTTGTCTAAAATGGTTGATCCTTCTCTCAATGGAATGTATCCAGCTAAGTCACTCTCTCGTTTTGCGGATATCATTGCTCTCTGTATTCAG ccGGAACCAGAGTTCAGGCCTCCAATGTCAGAGGTGGTGCAACAGCTAGTGAGGTTGGTTCAACGAGCAAGTGTAGTCAAAAGAAGATCAAGTGATGACACTGGATTTTCTTACAGGACACCTGAACATGAGCACATGGATATCTCTTTCTGA